The following proteins come from a genomic window of Nicotiana tomentosiformis chromosome 12, ASM39032v3, whole genome shotgun sequence:
- the LOC138902513 gene encoding uncharacterized protein, with the protein MAIGESDEETELSIFHLKDKIKLLSKERLSKLLLELIDEYEDMNNKKEQLSKECVILKAKCKSLELRACEAERENTVLKNQVHAFNTTVLELRYENLKLKLGTGKKTTDHTQLTLEKNIGKMKDEFYKRDEHVRVLKEDLNKVKHELDRTCKWNSNKRGHGFGNSVPKWDPKSKYFTLLENKICTHYGNTGHYKSECTAKEQRQEHDDEAIALMDVKSAFLNVYLKEEVFVKQPPGFERKEYRDHVYKLDKALYGLKLGEEFAKLMRSEFEMSMMERALQTYTREFSVKNLVHQDYMILLVGTMAGVETTDSEKIGGKDKKIKEKESDGAQSDVRGKGKGVVEYSLTPAELTEETGAMMLWSGGAAKEEENLREERGSGMEMQEPLEDLLKRVSDSYNPKKKKSSGIKIPGTARANKKRKAASSIPVETPPTRGIDTRSQKNQSEVELEKALEESKRKADAKGKKKVSEPVEAVEIENMDLVLRDEDKAEEEEVATPNTKKKPSTLTKKTKSAMKSRKVKVVEEEESEEEEINEEQDKKESLGWKDMVLQMAGRLARTEVVDFMENCEIKNGRVTSVVKGV; encoded by the exons ATGGCCATcggagaatctgatgaagaaactgagtTAAGTATTTtccatctcaaagacaagattaaattattgtctaaagaaaggttatctAAGTTACTACTAGAGCTAATTGATGAATATGAGGATATGAATAATAAAAAGGAACAACTGTcaaaagaatgtgtgattttaaaagctAAGTGCAAAAGCCTGGAACTTAGGGCTTGTGAAGCTGAACGTGAAAATACTGTGTTGAAGAATCAGGTTCATGCATTTAACACAactgtcctagaacttagatatGAAAATCTAAAATTAAAATTAGGAACAGGCAAAAAGACAactgatcacacacaactcactttagaaaaaaatataggaaaaatgaaagatgagttCTATAAGAGGGATGAACATGTAAGAGTCCTAAAGGAGGATCTgaacaaggtcaagcatgagctagacagaacttgtaagtGGAACAG cAACAAAAGAGGACATGGCTTTGGGAACTCTgtacctaagtgggatcccaaaagcaagtacttCACACTCCttgagaacaagatttgcacacactatggtaacactggtcactataagagtgaatgcactgcaaaagagcag aggcaggaacatgatgatgaagcaattgcgctg atggatgtcaagagtgccttccttaaTGTCTATCTTAAGGAAGAAgtatttgtcaagcaacctccgggctTTGAAAGGAAGGAATATCGTGATCacgtgtacaagcttgacaaggcactttatgggctcaa gTTAGGtgaagaatttgctaaactaatgaggagtgaatttgaaatgagtatgatgg aaagagcacttcag acgtacacaagagaattctcagtgaagaacctggttcatcaagattacatg ATTCTTTTGGTTGGAACTATGGCTGGGGTTGAAACCACTGATTCTGAGAAAATTGGTGGTAAAgataaaaagataaaagaaaaagagagtgatGGTGCTCAAAGTGATGTGAGGGGAAAAGGAAAAGGAGTGGTTGAATATTCACTTACTCCTGCTGAGTTGACTGAGGAGACTGGGGCTATGATGTTGTGGAGTGGGGGTGCTGCTAAAGAGGAAGAAAATTTGAGAGAAGAAAGGGGTAGTGGTATGGAGATGCAA GAACCCCTTGAAGACCTACTAAAACGGGTGTCTGACAGCTACAATCCGAAAAAGAAGAAGAGTTCAGGAATTAAAATCCCTGGAACTGCTAGGGCAAACAAGAAGAGAAAGGCTGCCTCTTCTATCCCTGTAGagactcctcctacaagaggAATAGATACAAGGAGTCAGAAGAATCAGAGTGAGGTTGAACTGGAAAAAGCCCTAGAAGAGAGTAAAAGAAAAGCTGATGCAAAGGGAAAGAAGAAAGTGAGTGAGCCTGTTGAGGCAGTTGAAATTGAAAATATGGACCTAGTTCTTCGTGATGAAGACAAGGCAGAGGAGGAAGAGGTTGCAACTCCAAATACAAAGAAAA AGCCTTCTACCTTGACGAAGAAAACCAAGTCTGCCATGAAATCTAGAAAAGTGAAAGTAGTGGAGGAAGAAgagagtgaagaagaagaaatcaaTGAAGAACAAGACAAGAAGGAGAGTTTG ggttggaaggacatggtccttcagatggcTGGAAGGCTTGCTAGAACTGAGGTTGTAGATTTCATGGAAAATTGTGAGATCAAGAATGGCAGGGTCACCAGTGTGGTAAAAggggtgtaa